GGGAACTTCTCCCTCCAGGAGATCACCGCCGCCCGCGCCGCGGGCACCCTCGACATGGCGACCAACACCGAGCGGCTGCTGTTCCTCGGCTTCTTCTTCGCCTTCGCGGTGAAGGCCCCGCTGTGGCCGCTTCACACCTGGCTGCCGAACGCGATGGGCGAGTCCACCGCCCCGGTCGCCGTCCTGATCACCGCCGTCGTCGACAAGGTCGGCACCTTCGCGATGCTCCGCTTCTGCCTCGGGCTGTTCCCCGACGCCAGCAAGTGGGCCACGCCGGTGATCCTCGTACTCGCCCTGGTCTCCATCGTCTACGGAGCACTCGTGGCCGTGGGCCAGCGGGACATCAAGCGGCTGGTGGCCTACGCCTCCATCTCGCACTTCGGCTTCATCATCCTGGGCATCTTCGCGATGACCTCCCAGGGCCAGTCCGGCGCCACCCTTTACATGGTCAACCACGGCCTGTCGACGGCGGCGCTGATGCTGGTGGCCGGCTTCCTGATCTCGCGGCGCGGCTCCCGCCTCATCGCCGACTACGGCGGCGTCCAGAAGGTGGCCCCGGTCCTCGCCGGGACCTTCCTCATCGGCGGCCTCGCCACCCTCTCGCTGCCGGGCCTCGCACCCTTCGTCAGTGAGTTCCTGGTCCTGGTCGGCACGTTCGCCCGCTACCCGGTCGTCGGGATCATCGCCACCGTCGGCATCGTGCTGGCCGCGCTCTACACGCTCGTCCTGTACCAGCGCACGATGACCGGGCCCGTGAAGGAGGAGGTCCGCACCATGCCGGACCTGCGCCTGCGGGAGGTGCTGGTGGTCGCACCGCTGGTCGCGCTGCTGATCGGGCTGGGCGTCTACCCGAAGGTCCTCACGGACATCGTCAACCCGGCGGTGGAGCACACCATGTCGGACGTGAAGCAGACGGACCCGCAGCCCGAGGTGGCCGTCGAAGCCAAGAACGGGGAGGAGGCGAAGTGAGCACATCGACTTCCGCCCACAGCCTGTGGACACTGGCGGCCGACACCCCGGCCGACCGCATCCCGGCACCGGTCATCGAGTACGCACAGCTCGCTCCCACACTGATCGTGGTGGGCGCGGCCGTCGTCGGGATCCTCGTCGAGGCCTTCGTGCCCCGCCGGTCCCGCTACCACGTACAGGTCTTCCTGGCCGTCGCCGCGCTGGCCTCCGCCTTCGCGGCGGTGGTCGGCCTCGCGGCCGGCGGGTACGGCTCGTCCAAGGCCCAGGTCGCCGCGATGGGCGCCCTCGCCGTGGACGGCCCCGCGCTCTTCCTGCAGGGCACCATCCTGCTGGCCTCGGTCGTCGCCGTGTTCACCTTCGCCGAGCGGCGCCTGGACCCGGCCGCGCACGGCAACCGGGTCGACTCCTTCGCCGCCCAGGCGGCCTCGGTACCGGGCAGCGACAGCGAGAAGGCCGCCGTCAAGGCGGGCTTCACCACCACCGAGGTCTTCCCGCTGGCCCTGTTCGCGATCGCCGGCATGCTGATCTTCCCGGCGGCCAACGACCTGCTGACGCTGTTCGTCGCCCTGGAGGTCTTCTCCCTCCCGCTGTACCTGCTCTGCGCCGTCGCCCGCCGCCAGAGGCTGATGTCGCAGGAGGCCGCGGTGAAGTACTTCCTGCTGGGCGCCTTCTCCTCCGCCTTCCTCCTCTTCGGCATCGCGCTGCTCTACGGCTACGCGGGCTCCATGTCGTACGCGGTCATCGCCGACGTGGTCGACGGCACCGTCACGAAGATCGACCCGGCGCTGGCCGGCACCATGGGCAACGACGCGCTGCTGCTCATGGGCGGTGCGCTGATCCTCACGGGCCTGCTCTTCAAGGTCGGCGCGGTCCCCTTCCACATGTGGACCCCGGACGTCTACCAGGGCGCCCCGACCCCGGTCACCGGCTTCATGGCGGCGGCGACGAAGGTGGCCGCGTTCGGCGCGCTGCTGCGCCTGCTGTACGTGGTCCTGCCGGGGCTGCGCTGGGACTGGCGCCCGGTGATGTGGGCGGTGGCCATCGTGACGATGCTCGCGGGCGCGGTGATCGCCGTGACCCAGACGGACGTCAAGCGGCTCCTGGCGTACTCCTCCGTCGCGCACGCCGGCTTCATCCTGGCCGGTGTGATCGCCACCTCGGCGGAGGGCGTCCAGTCCGTCCTCTTCTACCTGCTCGCCTACTCCTTCGTGACGATCGGCGCGTTCGCGGTGGTCACGCTGGTGCGCGACGCGGGCGGCGAGGCGACTCACCTGTCCAAGTGGGCCGGTCTGGGGCGGCGTTCGCCGCTGACGGCGGCCGTGTTCGCGGTGTTCCTGCTGGCCTTCGCCGGCATCCCGCTGACGTCGGGCTTCACCGGCAAGTTCGCCGTGTTCAGCGCGGCGGCCGAGGGCGGCGCGGGCGCGCTGGTCGTGATCGGTGTCCTGTCGTCCGCGATCGCCGCGTTCTTCTACATCCGGGTGATCGTCCTGATGTTCTTCAGCGAGCCGAAGGCCGACGGCCCGACGGTGGCGGTTCCGTCGCCGCTGACGATGACGACCATCGCGGTGGGCGTCGCGGTCACCCTGGTCCTGGGCCTGGCCCCGCAGTACTTCCTGGACCTGGCGGGCCAGGCGAGCACCTTCGTCCGCTGACCGGTCCGCCGCACAACCCAGGGCCCGGCCCCCTTCGGGGGGGCCGGGCCCTGGGTTGTGTGCGGGGCTACTCGGGCAGCCCCTTCGGCTTGATGGTGGTGAGGTCGAGGTCGATGGGGAAGGGCACCGACACCTTCAGCCGGTCGTGGAAGATGCCCGTTGCGACGTAGGCACGCGTGGCCGGTTCGAGCTCGAACACGTAGACCACCGCCCGGTCGTCCTTGTTCTCGACCCGCCAGTAGTGGGGGATTCCCGCCCGGGCGTATTTGGCCGGCTTGGTCTCGCGGTCCCTGCCGATCGAATCAGGAGAGACGACCTCGATGGCCAGCCGGACGGAGGCGGCGGGGACCCGTGTCTGCTGCTCGGTGCCCTGGGCCAGTTCCTCGTCGACGACGAGGATGTCCGGCTCGGGCCGGTTCCCCCGGTCGATGTCGACGGTGAACTCTCGCATCACTTCGAGTCCGTCCGGAACCAGTGATTCGAGTTGCCATTCGAAGAATCGCAGGGCTCGCATGTGGAAACGGGTTTGCGGACTCACGAAGATCAGGCTCCCGTCGATCAGCTCCGTGTGCGGAGGCAGGTTGGGAAGCCGGTCAAGGTCGTCGGCCGTCCACCCGCCCGCGGGCGGGACGGGCCAGTGCTGGGCGGGCTCCTGCTCAGGGGTCCCGGGATCGACGCTCATCGGTAGTGCTCCCATGCCACGGAGTCTCGCGAGTTCGACCAGCGTATCGCCCGGGATTTCCGAAGAGACCGCCCTCACGGGTGAGGCATATGCGCGCGGCACTTGACCGCACGGGTCGGCGCCGACTAATGGCCGTGCGCGTTGGCGGCGGCGGCCGGCTTGCCCGGGGTGGGAGCCTTGTGCGGGCAGGTCAGGGCCGGGTTCCAGTTGTGGAAGCGGCCGGCCGGGTTCTTCTTGTACGCCCACATGTGCAGGTCGTAGTGCTTGGGCATGCCCGCCCAGTGGCCCGGCATCGGCCCGTCGAACGGCAGCCCGAACATGCTCGGCCGGTCGTCGGCGGTCTTCAGGTCCTGGTCCCGGTCGGTGGCCATCCACTCCACCGTCTCCAGCCGGCGGCGGCCGTTCTTGTCCTTCTCCCGGCTGTAGAGGAGCGCGGTGGGCCGCGCGGGGTCCATCGAGCCCCAGTTGGCCTGCTTGACGTAGTGGTAGTTCATGGCACCGACCCCGAACGGGTTGGTCATGCACTCCGCGCCCTTCGGGACGTACCCGTCCTTGAGGGCCTCCCGCTCGTCCGCGTACCTGGCGGTCGCCGCCATCGCCGTCGCCATGTCCCGCATGGCCTTCGCGTTGCGCGGATCCGGCGCGGGCCCCTCGACCGCCTGGGCCGGGGCCACGGCGGTCAGTCCGAGGGTCACGGCGGCCGCGCAGGTGACGACGGACTTCAGGGTGCGCAGGGTCATGGCGGCTCCTCGCGGTGGGGGTACGGGGTACGGGTTCCCGACCCCGCTCGTCCGTCCACCATCCCGGTCCGCCCCGCCCGCCGCACGCCGCGCGCCTCCGAACGGGCGGGTCGGGCCCGTCCGGAGACGCGGGGCAGAAGAAGAGCGGCCAGGGGTGTCGTCGAAGTCCCGTCTGGGTGGCGGGGCCCGGCACGCACGCTCTCACGGGCGGCCGACGCCACTTTGACGACACCCCTAGGCGGCGCCCACGATGCGGCCCACGACCTCGCCGAGGCCGACACGCGTGCCGTCCGGGCCCGGGGCCCAGGCGGTCAGGGTGACGGTGTCCCCGTCCTCCAGGAAGGTGCGCTTGCCGTCGGCGAGCTCGATGGCGTCGCGGCCGTTCCAGGTGAGCTCCAGCAGCGAACCGCGCTGGCCCACCTCGGGCCCGCTGACGGTGCCCGAGCCGAAGACGTCCCCGGTGCGCAGGGAGGCGCCGTTGACGGTCATGTGGGCGAGCTGCTGGGCGGCCGTCCAGTACATCGTCGCGAACGGCGGCTGAGCCACCTCCTGCCCGTTGACGGCGACGCTGATGTGAAGGTCGAAGCCGCCGGGGCGGTCGACGGCCGTGTCGTCCAGGTAGGGCAGGAGCGGGAAGTCCCGGGCGGGCGGGGTGACGCGGGCGGCGTCCAGGGCCTCCAGGGGGGTCACCCACGCGGAGACGGAGGTGGCGAAGGACTTGCCGAGGAAGGGGCCGAGTGGTACGTACTCCCAGGCCTGGATGTCGCGCGCCGACCAGTCGTTGAGCAGGAACAGCCCGAAGACGTGGTCCTCGAACGCCCCCAGCGGCACCGGGCGGCCCAGCTCGGACGGGGCGCCGACGACGAAGCCGACCTCGGCCTCGATGTCGAGCTTGACGGACGGCCCGAAGACGGGCGCCGGGTCGGTGGGCGCCTTGCGCTGGCCGGAGGGCCGTACGACGTCGGTGCCGGAGACCACGATCGTGCCGGAGCGGCCGTGGTAACCGATCGGCAGGTGCTTCCAGTTGGGCGTCAGCGCGTCGCCGTCCGGGCGGAACATCCGCCCGACGTTGGTCGCGTGGTGCTCGCTCGCGTAGAAGTCGACGTAGTCGGCGACCTCGTAGGGCAGGTGCAGCGTGACCTCGTCCAGCGGCAGCAGGTGCGGCTCGACCGTGGGGCGGTGGCCGGGGTCGGTCACCCACGCGGTCAGCGCGCGCCGCACGTCGCGCCACGCGGTCCGCCCGGCGGCCAGCAGCGGGTTGAGGCTGGAGTGGCCGAGCAGCCCGGCGTACGGGGAGCCGAGCGCGACCGCGGCGGCTCCCGCGTCGAGCACGTGCCCGCCGATGCGGACACCGATCCGGCGGCGTTCCTCACCGGCGGCCGAGAAGACGCCGTAGGGGAGGTTGTGCGGCCCGAACGGGTCGCCCTCGGGTACATCGAGGGGGCTCTGCTGGGGCATGGGGTACTGCCTCGCTTTCGACGCGGTCCGGGGGTATCCCGGGGGCTTGTTGACACGTTACGTGTCCGAGGGGGCGCGTGGGAGGCCGGATTCGCGCTCTATTTGTAGGACTTGTCCAAAGGGGTCCGTATCCTTGGCGCCGTGACTTCCGCGCCTCTTCCGGCCCTCCCCTTCGCCTTGATCGCCACTGACCTGGACGGGACTCTGCTGCGTGCCGGGGACACCGTTTCGGCCCGTTCCCAGGCGGCTCTCGACACCGCCAGGGCGGCCGGCGCCCGGCACGTCATCGTCACCGGCCGTCCCGTCCCGCAGGTCCGACACGTCTTCGACGGACTCGGCTACACAGGGCTCGCGGTGTGCGCGCAGGGCGCGCAGGTGTACGACGCGGCGCGCGGCCGGCTGCTGCACTCCGTGTCCATGGACCGGGAGCTGGCGGAGGTGGCCCTCGGCAAGATCGAGGCGGAGGTCGGCGAGGTCTACGCGGCCGTGAACCAGGACGGCCTGGACGCGGAGATGCTGATGGGCCCGGGCTACCGGATGTGGCACCCGCACCTGCCGACGGTCCGGGTGGCCCGGCGCTCGGACCTGTGGGCGGCGCCGATCAACAAGGTGCTGCTCCAGCACCCACAGCTGGACGACGACGAGCTGACCCGGGTCGCGCGGTCGGTGGTCGGGGACCTGGTGAACGTCACGATGGCCGGGGAGTACACCGTGGAGCTCCAGCCGCCGGGCATCGACAAGGCCGGCGGGCTCGCCCGGGCTGCGGACGTGCTGGGGGCGTCCCCGGCCGGGGCGATCGCCTTCGGGGACATGCCGAACGACATCCCGATGTTCGCGTGGGCGGCGTGGGGGGTGGCCATGGCCAACTCGCACCCAGAGCTCGCGGCGGTGGCCGACGAGGTGACCCTGTCCAACGAGGCCGACGGGATCGCGGTGGTGCTGGAGCGGCTGTTCGGCTGACCCCGGCCGCACGTGACCGCCGGCGGCACGCGGGGGCGGTGCGCGCTCAGCCCGCCGCGCGCGGGATCCGGCGCTCCCACGTGCGGTGGAAGACGACCTCGTCCCCCTCCCGGCACACCACCTCGTCCGCCGTCAGGAAGCCGCCCTCGTCGCACCGGATCTCCGAGCTGGTCTCCACCCGCGCCTCCCAGCCCGAGTCCGGCCGGTGGAGCCGGATCCGCCACTGCGAGCGGGCCCGGGCCGACAGCGGGTCCCCGTCCTGGATCTCGTACACCTCCGTCGCCTCCTCGCCGTACTCCAGGCCGTCCGGGTAGACCCGGGTGCCGCCGTAGCGCGGGTCGACCTCCAGCCGCCAGGTCCCGCGCGCGACGTCCCGTACGACCAGCCGCTCCGGGCCCGGCTCGTCCAGCGTGGCCGGGACCGAGACGCCCAGGGGCGGCGCCTGCTCCGGCGGCTCGAAGACGATCCCGGCCTCCCCGGCCGGGGAGGCCGCCCGCACCGGCAGGGTCACCGAGCTGCCCACCGGGTCCAGCGTCCAGCCGGCCTCGGAACCGGCCCGCGGCCAGATCCACGGCCAGTACGCGGAGGACACCGCGAGGCGGATCCGGTGGCCCGGGGGGAAGGCGTGGCCGATGCCGTTCAGCTCGAAGGACACGTCCTCGTACGAGCCCACCGGCCACGGCACGGCCCGGTCCCGGCCCTGGCGGGCGGAGAGGTTCAGCGCGCCCCGCGTGACCAGCGTGGAGGAGCCGTCCGGGGCGACGTCGCACAGCCGGGCCACGACCTGCCCGTACGGCACGTCGAGCCGCAGCCGCAGGGTCACCGACGGGCGGCCCAGGATCTCCACCGGCTCCGCTCCGCTCACCGGGAACTCGAAGCAGGCGGACTTCGCGTCCTCCTCCCGCTGGTCCGGCGGCAGGTCGGCGTCGTTGCCGAAGGGGAAGAAGCGGCCCGCGTCCAGTCCGGTGTGCTGGGGGGAGGCGACGGCCACCGGCGGGCCCTGGAAGACGTACGGCACGGGGATCACGGTCGGCGAGGGCCAGGCCCTCTCGCCCACCCAGCGCCCCGGCAGCTCCTCGTACACGGTCGCCGGCGGGTGCGCGTCACTGATCCAGGCGCGCAGCAGGGGCTCCTCCAGCACCGCGGTGTCGGCCCCCTTCAGCCAGTGGTCCCACCAGCGCAGGGTCTCCTGGAGGAAGCCGATCGCGGGCCCCGGCGGCAGCCCACGGTCCGGGTACTGGTGCGACCAGGGGCCGATCAGGCCCCGTACGCGGTCCTTCGGCAGGTGCTCGACCAGCCGCAGCACGGTGTCCCGGTACGGGTCGTGCCAGCCGCCGACCGCCAGCACGGCCGCGCCGATCGCCCCGTAGTCCTCGCAGACGCTGCCGTGGCGCCAGTAGGCGTCGCGGGTCTGGTGCGAGAGCCAGGTGTGGATCAGCGGTTCCACCGCCTCCAGCCGGTCCAGCCACTGCGCGCGCCAGCCGTCCCCGGCGTGCAGCGGGTCCGGTGGCCGGGAGGCGAAGGCCAGCATGGTCGCCGCCCACGCGTGCATGTCCACGGCGAGCACCGACCCGCCCATGTAGTGCACGTCGTTGTCGTAGCGGTCGTCGGTCGAGCAGACGGTGACGACCGCCTTGAGGGGCTCGGGGGCGAGAGCGGCGATCTGGAGGGCGTTGCACCCGCCCCACGAGATCCCGAACATCCCCACCGACCCCGTGCACCACTCCTGCGCCGCCAGCCACTCCACCACCGCGACCCCGTCGGCGAGCTCGCGGGCGTCGTACTCGTCACCGGGCTGGCCGCCGCTGCACCCGTGCCCGCGCACGTCCACCCGTACGGAGGCGTAGCCGTGGCCCGCGTACCAGGGGTGGCGCTGCCAGTCGCGCGGCGCGGTCCAGTCGGTGAGCCGGTACGGCAGGTACTCCAGCAGGGCCGGTACGGGCTGGTCGGTCACGGGGCGCCAGATCCGCGCGTACAGCTCCACACCGTCGGGGAGCGGGATCCGGACATCCTCGCGGGTGGTGCCGTACGGGAACTCGGTTCGGATGATCATCGGTTCTGCCGCCCATCGCCTCGCCGCAGCCTCAGTGGAGTTCCGGGCAAAACGTACGCTCCGGTTGTTCCAGCTCTTCCCGAACATACCGGTGCTCATCGGGCAGTGTGGGGAGGGTGGCCGGGAAGGCCCTCTCGGTGATCGAAAACAGACCCGATACGCTGGCTTGAGTGATGGCAGCGACACATCGACAATCCATGTGATCGTCAGCGTGATCGTCAGCAGACAGGAGTACCCCTCGTGACCGTCGTCGGGCCGTTCGGACTGAGCGTGCGGGACCAGGCTCTTGAGACCGATGTCCAGGCCGGACTGGCCGCCGTCGAGGCGGGTCTGCTGGAAGCCACCAAGAGCGAAGTCCCCTTCATCACCGAGGCCGCGCAGCACCTGGTCCGGGCCGGCGGCAAGCGGTTCCGGCCGCTGCTGGTCATGCTCGCGTCCCGGTTCGGCGACCCCTACGCGCCCGGGATCGTCCCGTCCGCGGTGGTCGTCGAGCTCACCCACCTGGCGACGCTCTACCACGACGACGTCATGGACGAGGCCGACGTGCGCCGCGGCGTGGAGAGCGCCAACGCCCGCTGGGGCAACTCCGTGGCCGTCCTGACGGGTGACTTCCTCTTCGCCCGCGCCTCGCACATCCTGGCCGACCTCGGACCCGAGGCCGTCCGCATCCAGGCCGAGGCCTTCGAGCGGCTGGTGACGGGCCAGATCCTGGAGACGGCCGGCCCGCGCGACGGCCGCGACCCCGTCGCCCACTACCTCGACGTCATCGCCGGCAAGACCGGCTCGCTGATCGCGGTCTCCGGCCGCTTCGGCGCGCTGATGTCCGGCGCCGACGAGTCGGTCGTCGACATCCTGACCCAGTACGGCGAGCGGCTCGGCACCGCCTTCCAGCTCGCCGACGACGTCCTCGACATCGCCTCCGACGCCCACGAGTCCGGCAAGACCCCGGGCACCGACCTGCGCGAGGGCATCCCGACGCTGCCCGTGCTGCGGCTGCGCGAGATGGCCGCGCGGGACGGCCGTCCGGAGGACCTGGAACTCGTCGCGCTGCTGGACGGCGACCTGACGGACGACGCCCGGCACGCCGAGGTGCTGACCCGACTGCGGGCGCACCCGGCCCTGGAGCAGGCCCGGCGCGACACCATCCGCTACGCGCAGGACGCGCGCGCCACGCTCGCACCGCTGCCCGAGTGCTTCGCGAAGGCGGCTCTGGAGGAGCTGTGCGACGCGGTGGTGCACCGCGCCGGCTGACCCCCGCGAACGGGCGGCCGACGCCCGACGGCGCCGGACGGGCCCTCCGCCCCCGGACCCCTACGGGTCGGGGGCGGAGGGCCCGTTCCATGTCATCCCACGGTCGTACGCCCAGTTGCTTCCGGGGACTGACGCCCCGCAGCCGCCGTTTTGGTCAGATTGATTCATCAACCCCACCGGATCGGGTGAGCGCGGCGACACCCGGATCGCCGCAGTCGACACAGAGGGCAGGGCACTGACATGGCAGCGAACACCAAGACTTCTCGCAAGGCCGCCCGGTACGCGGTACCGGTCGCGGTGGCGGGTGTCGCCGCGGCGAGCGTGGCGATGGTCCCGGCCTTCGCCAACTCCGGCGGGCCCGACCTGCCCAAGGTGACGGCGCAGCAGCTGATCGAGAAGGTCGCCGCCTCGGAGGTGGAGCAGCTGTCGGGGACGGCGAAGATCAGCACCGACCTCGGCCTGCCGAAGCTCGCCTCCGGGCTGCTCGGCGGCGGCGGTGTCGCGGGCGGCTCGGCGAACCCCGAGGACAAGGTCGCGCAGCTGGCGAACGGCACCCACACCTTCCGCGTGGCGGCCGACGGCGAGGACCGCCAGCGGCTGACCTTCCTGGACGGCAAGGACGAGTACAGCCTCATCCACAACGGCGACGACGTGTGGGGCTACGACTCCAAGTCGAACGAGGTCTTCCACGAGAAGGCGTCCTCCGCGGACCGGGCCGGCAAGGGCGAGGGCAAGGAGCACAAGACCGGCGACCGGCTCGCCGCCTCCCCCCAGAAGCTCGCCGAGGAGATCCTCGCGGCCGCCGGCCCCACCACGGACATCAGCGTGGGCGAGACCGCGCAGGTGGCCGGCCGGGACGCCTACCAGCTGGTGCTCAAGCCGAAGCAGGCCGGCTCGACGGTCGGCTCGGTGCAGATCGCGGTGGACGCCGGCAACGGCGTGCCGCTGCGCGTGCGGCTGCTCTCGGCGCAGGGCGGCAAGCCGATCGTGGACGCCGGATTCACCAAGGTGGACTTCGCCAAGCCGTCCGCCGACACCTTCGCCTTCACCCCGCCCAAGGGCGCCAAGGTGACCGAGGGCGCGGACGGGCACGGCCAGGGCGACAAGGGCGGCGCGTTCAAGGCACTGGAGTCCTTCCCCGGCCTGGACGGCCTCGCCGGCGGCCCGGGCGGCAAGGGCGACGTGAAGGTGCTCGGCGAGGGCTGGGCGACGATCGCGCGCATCGACTCCGGTGCGGGCAGGAGCCTGAAGGACCTGGAGAACGACAAGAACGCGCCCAAGGAGGCCAAGCAGTTCCTCGACTCCCTCGGGGACAAGGTCAACGGGAAGTTCGGTGAGGGCCGGGTCATGTCGACCCGCCTGTTCAACGTCCTGGTCACCGACGACGGCAAGGTCTACGCCGGCGCGGTCACCAAGGACTCGCTGGTGAAGGCGGCCGACGCCGACAAGTAGCCGCCGCGTGCGGTGAGCGCCGAGGGTGGGCGGGGACTGTGTCCCTGCCCACCCTCGCGTCGTTACCGGTGCCCGTACAGCGCGCCCGCTGTACGGTGTTGGGCATGTCGAGACACGTCACCATCCGCCTGGACGAAGAGTTCCACGAGCGCCTCAAGGCGCGCGCGGCGGCACTGGGGACGACGGTCACCGCCCTGATCACAGAGGTCACGGAGCGTGAACTCGACGAGGACCGGAAGAACTTCCTCTCCGGTATAGAGGAGTTCGCCGATCACTGGGGCTACTTCCAGGAGCGGTTCGGCAATTGAAGATCACCATGGAGTGGGCCTGGACCGCTCTGGCCCACCATCTCCCGTCAGATCCCGCCGTGTGGGATCCCTCCGGAGTGGCCGCCGCGGTCGCCCGGCACCAGAACGACCTGGTCATGGTGCCAGAACAGCCCGCCCCGGACACCGCGTGGCGGGCCGCCGCGTTTCTGCACACCCTCGCGGTCTGCCCGGCGCTGGAATCACCGATGAACGAGTTCTACGCCGCCGCCGCGACCCGCTCGTACCTGCGCGTGGCAGGCGCCGCGAAGCTGCCCTCGCCGGAGGAGCTGGGCGACCTGGTCGAGGCGGCGAAGCTGGGCCGCGCGGACGTCGCCGCGGTGGCCGCGGAGCTGCGCGCCCGGATGAGGGAGCCGCTGGAGGCCTCGTCCCGGGGCCGCGCCGAGGACGCCTGAGCTCCGGCACGATCCGGGCGGATCGTGCCGGAGCCCGAGGAGGGACAGAGGCCCGTGGAGGGGCCGGTGCCTCCCGTACGGCTAGAAGGTGATCTTCCAGCTGTTGATGTAGCCGACGTCCTGGGCGGCGGAGTCCTTGACCCGGAGCTTCCAGATGCCGTTCGCGACCTCGCTGGAGGCGTTGACCGTGTACGACTGCACGAGGTTGTCGGCGCTGCCGCCGGAACGGTTGTGCAGGTTGTAGACGGTTCCGTCCGGGGCGAGCAGGTCGACCACCAGGTCACCGCGGTAGGTGTGGACGATGTTCACGTCCACCTTGGTGGTGGCCGGCGCGTTGCCGGCGACGCCCGAGACCGTGATCGGCGAGGTGACCGCCGCGGCGGGGGAGTCCGGGATGGCCACGTCCGCGGTGTTCTCGAAGGACGGGCCGGGCGGGACCGGGGTGGACGCGCCCAGGTTCCAGATCGCGTAGGCGATGGCGTCCGCGTTGCGGTCCAGGGCGGTGTCGTTGATGTTCGAGGTGTTGTCGCAGGAGGAGTGGTAGCAGCGGTCGAAGGACTGGCCGGCGGTGCCGCCCCACTTCTGCGCCTGCGCGGAGGACTTGGTGTTGCTGGCGCCGGTGAACAGGCCGCCGACGGGGATGCCCACGTTCTTGAACGAGGCGTGGTCGGAGCGCCCGTCGCCTTCGGTCTCGATCTCGGTCGGCACGCCGATGCCGGCGTAGTAGTTCTTGAAGGTCTGCTCGATCGTCGGGTCGTCGTCGTAGACGAAGTAGCCCGGGTTCGGCGAGCCGATCATGTCGAAGTTGAGGTACCCGGCGAACTTGGCCCGCTCGGCCGTCGGCAGGTTGTTGACGTAGTACCTCGACCCGATGAGGCCCAGCTCCTCCGCGCCCCACCAGCCGAAGCGCAGGTGCTTGGTGGGCTGCAGCCCGGCCCGGGAGACGGCGAGGGCCGTTTCCAGGACGGCCGCGCTGCCGGAGCCGTTGTCGTTGATGCCCGCGCCGGAGGTCACCGAGTCCAGGTGCGCGCCGGCCATCAGGACCGAGTTCGGGTCGCCGCCCGGCCAGTCGGCGATCAGGTTGTAGCCGGTGGAGCCGCTGGAGGTGAAGGTCTGCAGCGTCGTGGTGAAGCCCGCGGCGTCGAGCTTGGCCTTCACGTAGTCGATCGAGGCCTTGTAGCCGGGCCGGCCGTGGGCGCGGTTGCCGCCGTTGTTGGCGGCGATGGTCGACAGCTGCGACAGGTGGGCCTTGACGTTGGCCAGCGGTATGTCGGGCGGGGTCGGCGCCGCGGCGACCGCCGTGGGGGCGGCGAGGGCGGCGGGGGCGGCGGAGGCGAACAGGCCGGCGACCGCGAGGGCGGTCACGGCAGCGAGGCGCCGGGAGACGGACAGGCTCATGTGGGGGCTCCGGGATTCCGCTGGGGATATGACGGAACGAGCGAGATAGAGCGGGTGAGCGTTAGTGCGTCAGTGCGTCAGTGCGAGCCTGATGGTCAGCGAGAGTGTGACGGTCCGTCAAGACCATCATTCGGTCAGGGCGGTTCGGAAAACGGACGATCCCCGGTACGGAGGTTCC
This DNA window, taken from Streptomyces sp. TN58, encodes the following:
- a CDS encoding CocE/NonD family hydrolase; the protein is MIIRTEFPYGTTREDVRIPLPDGVELYARIWRPVTDQPVPALLEYLPYRLTDWTAPRDWQRHPWYAGHGYASVRVDVRGHGCSGGQPGDEYDARELADGVAVVEWLAAQEWCTGSVGMFGISWGGCNALQIAALAPEPLKAVVTVCSTDDRYDNDVHYMGGSVLAVDMHAWAATMLAFASRPPDPLHAGDGWRAQWLDRLEAVEPLIHTWLSHQTRDAYWRHGSVCEDYGAIGAAVLAVGGWHDPYRDTVLRLVEHLPKDRVRGLIGPWSHQYPDRGLPPGPAIGFLQETLRWWDHWLKGADTAVLEEPLLRAWISDAHPPATVYEELPGRWVGERAWPSPTVIPVPYVFQGPPVAVASPQHTGLDAGRFFPFGNDADLPPDQREEDAKSACFEFPVSGAEPVEILGRPSVTLRLRLDVPYGQVVARLCDVAPDGSSTLVTRGALNLSARQGRDRAVPWPVGSYEDVSFELNGIGHAFPPGHRIRLAVSSAYWPWIWPRAGSEAGWTLDPVGSSVTLPVRAASPAGEAGIVFEPPEQAPPLGVSVPATLDEPGPERLVVRDVARGTWRLEVDPRYGGTRVYPDGLEYGEEATEVYEIQDGDPLSARARSQWRIRLHRPDSGWEARVETSSEIRCDEGGFLTADEVVCREGDEVVFHRTWERRIPRAAG
- a CDS encoding polyprenyl synthetase family protein, with product MTVVGPFGLSVRDQALETDVQAGLAAVEAGLLEATKSEVPFITEAAQHLVRAGGKRFRPLLVMLASRFGDPYAPGIVPSAVVVELTHLATLYHDDVMDEADVRRGVESANARWGNSVAVLTGDFLFARASHILADLGPEAVRIQAEAFERLVTGQILETAGPRDGRDPVAHYLDVIAGKTGSLIAVSGRFGALMSGADESVVDILTQYGERLGTAFQLADDVLDIASDAHESGKTPGTDLREGIPTLPVLRLREMAARDGRPEDLELVALLDGDLTDDARHAEVLTRLRAHPALEQARRDTIRYAQDARATLAPLPECFAKAALEELCDAVVHRAG
- a CDS encoding LolA family protein; protein product: MAANTKTSRKAARYAVPVAVAGVAAASVAMVPAFANSGGPDLPKVTAQQLIEKVAASEVEQLSGTAKISTDLGLPKLASGLLGGGGVAGGSANPEDKVAQLANGTHTFRVAADGEDRQRLTFLDGKDEYSLIHNGDDVWGYDSKSNEVFHEKASSADRAGKGEGKEHKTGDRLAASPQKLAEEILAAAGPTTDISVGETAQVAGRDAYQLVLKPKQAGSTVGSVQIAVDAGNGVPLRVRLLSAQGGKPIVDAGFTKVDFAKPSADTFAFTPPKGAKVTEGADGHGQGDKGGAFKALESFPGLDGLAGGPGGKGDVKVLGEGWATIARIDSGAGRSLKDLENDKNAPKEAKQFLDSLGDKVNGKFGEGRVMSTRLFNVLVTDDGKVYAGAVTKDSLVKAADADK
- a CDS encoding ribbon-helix-helix domain-containing protein, with translation MSRHVTIRLDEEFHERLKARAAALGTTVTALITEVTERELDEDRKNFLSGIEEFADHWGYFQERFGN
- a CDS encoding M28 family metallopeptidase, whose translation is MSLSVSRRLAAVTALAVAGLFASAAPAALAAPTAVAAAPTPPDIPLANVKAHLSQLSTIAANNGGNRAHGRPGYKASIDYVKAKLDAAGFTTTLQTFTSSGSTGYNLIADWPGGDPNSVLMAGAHLDSVTSGAGINDNGSGSAAVLETALAVSRAGLQPTKHLRFGWWGAEELGLIGSRYYVNNLPTAERAKFAGYLNFDMIGSPNPGYFVYDDDPTIEQTFKNYYAGIGVPTEIETEGDGRSDHASFKNVGIPVGGLFTGASNTKSSAQAQKWGGTAGQSFDRCYHSSCDNTSNINDTALDRNADAIAYAIWNLGASTPVPPGPSFENTADVAIPDSPAAAVTSPITVSGVAGNAPATTKVDVNIVHTYRGDLVVDLLAPDGTVYNLHNRSGGSADNLVQSYTVNASSEVANGIWKLRVKDSAAQDVGYINSWKITF